In Mangrovivirga cuniculi, the following proteins share a genomic window:
- a CDS encoding NAD(P) transhydrogenase subunit alpha — MIIGAIKQPGESRVPIMPGIISGFKKLGLNVSVESGAGDGAFVSDEQYKEAGADVLSREELLKSVDILLAIVPPEAEDYGLMKKGAIIMSSYEPFSPDQNYVSVVEEFPVHALSLDMVPRTSRAQSMDILSSMSSLAGYKSVIKAAEHLPKYFPMLTTAAGTVAPAKVLVLGAGVAGLQAIATAKRLGAVVEAFDLREAAKEEVESLGAKFVVVEGAKDDKEAGGYAVDQSEEFKKKQAQVIADHAAKSDVVITTALLRGKKAPILIPTTTLERMKSGSVVVDLASSSGGNCELTVDNEVVNEKGVTIIGAGNLSAELSVHASELYAKNILNLLKLFVSEGETDLKVDDDIIQAIKIKKEESWMQSSVG; from the coding sequence ATGATAATCGGAGCTATTAAGCAGCCTGGTGAAAGCAGGGTACCAATAATGCCCGGAATAATTTCAGGCTTTAAAAAACTAGGTCTTAATGTCTCGGTGGAATCGGGTGCCGGTGATGGTGCCTTTGTTTCAGATGAACAATATAAGGAAGCTGGGGCAGACGTCCTTAGCAGGGAGGAGTTACTGAAAAGTGTAGATATATTGCTCGCGATTGTTCCTCCCGAGGCTGAAGACTATGGGTTAATGAAAAAAGGTGCAATAATTATGTCATCTTATGAACCATTTTCTCCCGACCAGAATTATGTTTCAGTAGTAGAGGAATTCCCAGTCCATGCATTGTCTCTCGATATGGTTCCAAGGACCTCGAGAGCTCAATCTATGGATATTCTTTCATCGATGTCTTCTCTTGCAGGATACAAATCCGTAATCAAAGCAGCTGAACATTTACCAAAATATTTTCCGATGCTGACTACAGCAGCCGGAACAGTGGCTCCGGCAAAGGTATTGGTATTAGGTGCAGGTGTTGCCGGACTTCAGGCAATAGCTACAGCAAAAAGACTTGGAGCTGTGGTTGAGGCATTTGATCTGAGAGAAGCAGCAAAAGAAGAAGTAGAAAGTCTGGGTGCTAAATTTGTTGTTGTTGAAGGGGCGAAAGATGATAAGGAAGCCGGAGGGTATGCTGTTGATCAATCAGAAGAATTTAAAAAGAAACAAGCACAGGTTATTGCTGATCATGCTGCTAAATCTGATGTAGTAATTACCACTGCTTTGCTCAGAGGGAAAAAGGCACCTATTCTAATACCAACCACTACCTTAGAACGGATGAAAAGTGGTTCGGTAGTAGTCGATCTTGCCTCCTCATCCGGAGGAAACTGTGAGTTGACTGTCGATAATGAAGTCGTAAACGAAAAAGGCGTTACGATAATTGGTGCTGGAAATTTATCGGCTGAGCTTTCCGTTCACGCCTCAGAGCTTTACGCTAAAAACATATTAAATCTGCTAAAATTATTTGTGTCTGAAGGAGAGACCGATCTTAAGGTCGATGATGATATCATTCAGGCTATAAAAATCAAAAAAGAAGAATCATGGATGCAATCATCAGTTGGATAG
- a CDS encoding NAD(P) transhydrogenase subunit alpha: MDAIISWIGENILFIYLLIFAIYLGTEIIGKVPVVLHTPLMSGANAISGVVVIGGIILVRLTPSDDYFGLLIGFLGITFATINVAGGFAVTQRMLSMFNKKKKS; encoded by the coding sequence ATGGATGCAATCATCAGTTGGATAGGAGAAAACATCCTTTTCATATACTTATTAATTTTCGCTATTTATCTCGGTACGGAGATTATTGGGAAAGTACCCGTGGTGCTTCATACCCCATTAATGTCAGGTGCTAATGCGATTTCAGGAGTAGTGGTAATAGGAGGAATCATTTTAGTAAGATTAACTCCTTCCGATGATTATTTCGGACTGCTTATCGGCTTTTTAGGAATCACCTTTGCTACGATCAATGTTGCAGGTGGATTTGCTGTGACTCAACGTATGTTGTCCATGTTTAATAAGAAAAAGAAATCATGA
- a CDS encoding NAD(P)(+) transhydrogenase (Re/Si-specific) subunit beta, translating to MIYSSITDLCYLISTVFFIIGLKRLSSPKTATKGNALAATGMILGILTALFGALGGEPVNNYGVIAVALALGITIGLIAAKKVEMTAMPELVSLFNGFGGAGTLALAVVELVGYLSGVEASFGVLLTVLSALFIGAVSFTGSLVAFGKLKGIWNEKLKLPFSAYINVLLLLIVMIALIYYSINPSAISLGFVLGLIFLSLFYGFSFVSPIGGGDMPVVIAFLNSLTGIGAALAGIVYTNNVMLFGGILVGASGIILTVLMCNAMNRSLAQVLVGNFGGTSSSSSDDGDKVVKEVTMSDLAVQLKYAKRVLVVPGYGLAVAQAQHVCRELEVLLEDEGVEVKYAIHPVAGRMPGHMNVLLAESDVPYEKLLDLDDANKSLEGADVVLVIGANDVVNPAAKTDSGSPIYGMPILEVENAHQVVVFKRSMNPGYAGVQNELFFKDKTKMLFGDAKQSLSGLVKELAEV from the coding sequence ATGATATATTCTTCTATTACTGATCTATGCTATCTTATTAGTACGGTATTTTTTATTATCGGTTTAAAGAGATTAAGTAGTCCTAAAACTGCCACCAAAGGAAATGCCCTTGCGGCCACCGGTATGATTTTGGGTATTCTTACAGCACTATTTGGTGCCTTAGGTGGCGAACCTGTAAATAATTATGGGGTTATAGCCGTCGCGCTTGCTTTAGGAATTACAATAGGACTAATTGCTGCAAAAAAGGTTGAGATGACTGCTATGCCTGAGCTTGTTTCACTTTTCAATGGTTTTGGAGGGGCAGGTACTCTGGCTTTGGCAGTTGTTGAATTGGTTGGTTATTTATCAGGAGTAGAGGCTTCATTCGGAGTATTGCTTACAGTTTTATCGGCATTATTTATTGGAGCTGTATCATTTACCGGATCATTAGTTGCATTTGGAAAACTTAAGGGGATATGGAATGAGAAACTAAAGTTACCCTTTTCAGCGTACATTAATGTTTTATTGCTATTGATTGTCATGATCGCTTTGATCTATTATTCGATTAATCCATCAGCAATAAGTCTCGGATTTGTACTCGGCCTGATCTTTTTGAGTCTTTTTTACGGATTTAGTTTTGTATCACCAATAGGTGGGGGAGACATGCCTGTTGTAATTGCATTCTTAAACAGTTTGACAGGTATTGGAGCCGCTTTGGCAGGAATAGTATATACGAATAATGTTATGCTGTTTGGAGGTATTTTGGTGGGTGCATCAGGTATAATTCTAACAGTATTGATGTGTAATGCAATGAACAGGTCACTTGCACAGGTTTTAGTAGGTAACTTCGGTGGTACTTCCTCATCTTCTTCAGATGATGGTGATAAAGTAGTAAAAGAAGTAACAATGTCTGACCTTGCTGTTCAGCTTAAATATGCTAAGCGAGTTTTAGTAGTACCTGGTTATGGACTTGCTGTAGCCCAGGCGCAACATGTGTGCAGAGAGCTTGAAGTTCTCCTTGAAGATGAAGGGGTAGAAGTGAAGTATGCTATTCATCCCGTTGCCGGAAGGATGCCAGGTCATATGAATGTTTTACTAGCAGAGTCTGATGTTCCATATGAAAAACTTCTGGACCTCGATGATGCCAATAAATCATTAGAAGGGGCAGATGTTGTACTGGTTATCGGAGCCAATGATGTGGTCAATCCGGCAGCAAAAACTGACTCCGGAAGCCCGATTTATGGGATGCCGATATTAGAAGTAGAAAATGCTCATCAGGTTGTAGTATTCAAACGTAGTATGAATCCCGGATATGCAGGAGTTCAAAATGAACTTTTCTTTAAAGATAAAACCAAGATGTTATTTGGCGATGCTAAACAATCTCTTTCTGGTTTGGTAAAAGAACTGGCAGAGGTATAA
- a CDS encoding mechanosensitive ion channel family protein: MDFKEILDKLGEIFKPVIDILSYPVFNLGKTEFTLITILSLILSFVALVYISNLIRKLLVTKVMARYNIEYGIRQTYGYIFRLFVLTVGTLIILNSFGINFTTLGIVVGALGVGIGFGLQTIVDNIVSGMIILFDQPIKVGDRVEVGEIVGDIIKIGGRATTIRTNDNIIVIVPNSEFISKMVINWSHNDRRIRIKVPLGVSYKEDPERVRRIVLEVANKNDNVLSNPEPFLLFTEYGNSSIDFTLLVWSTKYVDRPAFLQSELYYAIFQRFREENIEIPFPQRDINFRNELEIKKDGEQQ; this comes from the coding sequence ATGGATTTTAAGGAAATATTAGATAAACTAGGCGAAATTTTTAAACCTGTAATAGATATTTTATCCTATCCGGTTTTTAATCTGGGGAAAACAGAGTTTACGCTGATCACAATTCTCTCGCTCATTCTCAGTTTTGTCGCGCTGGTTTATATTTCTAATCTGATTCGAAAATTACTGGTCACAAAAGTAATGGCCAGGTACAATATAGAATATGGCATAAGACAAACTTATGGCTATATCTTCAGGTTATTTGTTCTTACTGTCGGTACTCTGATAATTCTGAATTCATTTGGTATAAACTTCACTACTTTAGGTATTGTAGTTGGTGCCCTGGGTGTTGGTATTGGTTTTGGTTTACAAACTATTGTAGATAATATTGTTTCGGGTATGATCATTTTATTTGATCAACCAATAAAAGTCGGAGACCGTGTTGAAGTGGGTGAGATCGTCGGAGATATCATTAAGATCGGTGGACGTGCTACTACGATCCGAACAAATGATAACATTATTGTTATCGTTCCAAATTCCGAGTTTATATCGAAGATGGTAATCAACTGGTCTCACAATGACCGGAGAATACGAATTAAAGTTCCTTTAGGGGTTAGTTATAAGGAAGATCCGGAAAGAGTAAGGAGAATAGTGCTTGAAGTAGCTAATAAAAATGATAATGTTCTGTCTAATCCCGAGCCATTTTTGCTCTTTACAGAATACGGAAATAGTAGTATTGATTTTACTCTTTTAGTCTGGTCAACAAAATATGTCGACAGGCCAGCCTTTTTACAAAGTGAACTTTATTATGCAATCTTCCAGAGATTCAGAGAAGAAAATATTGAGATTCCATTCCCTCAGCGTGATATAAACTTCAGAAACGAACTGGAAATAAAAAAAGATGGCGAACAACAATAG
- a CDS encoding M28 family peptidase yields the protein MKRILSALIFSTLFFCIQAQQDKAFVDSLFHIALTNGRAYEDLRFLTKNIGGRLTGSPEAAAAVEFTRQRMEAYGFDTVWLQPVMVPHWVRGEKPERGRVLSNTFGTIDLPVTALGNTVGTGFPGITAEVIEVKSLDEVLELKEKDVKGKIVFFNRPFDETEFSTFSAYGGAVDQRGSGPAEAAKKGAVAVVVRSMGNKINKVLHTGMTRYQPNVPKIPAVAISTYHAEELSAMLKSDNELNIYLETHCEFLPDKLSYNVIGQINGTEFPEDFIIVGGHLDSWDVGEGAHDDGAGCVQSIDALRVLKLSGYQPKYSIRAVMFMNEENGLRGGRKYAELAQKNNENHLAAIESDRGGFSPRGFTTTGTDEQEKMIQGWAPLMFDWGYYDFSKPGGGADISPLAVQNTLLIGLYPDSQRYFYIHHTPNDVFETVNQRELELGVGGLASMLYLLDKNLEKKNKK from the coding sequence ATGAAAAGAATTTTATCTGCTTTAATTTTTTCTACTCTATTTTTCTGCATTCAGGCTCAGCAGGATAAAGCCTTTGTAGATAGCCTTTTTCACATTGCATTAACAAACGGAAGAGCATACGAGGATTTGAGATTTTTAACCAAGAATATTGGAGGGAGACTTACCGGATCGCCAGAAGCGGCAGCAGCTGTCGAGTTTACCCGGCAAAGGATGGAAGCCTATGGTTTTGATACTGTATGGTTACAACCGGTAATGGTACCACATTGGGTTAGAGGGGAGAAACCTGAAAGAGGCAGGGTGCTGTCCAACACTTTTGGAACCATCGACCTACCAGTAACTGCATTAGGCAATACCGTTGGTACTGGTTTTCCAGGGATTACTGCTGAAGTGATCGAAGTTAAAAGTCTTGATGAGGTACTTGAGTTAAAAGAAAAGGATGTAAAAGGTAAGATCGTATTTTTCAACAGGCCTTTTGATGAGACTGAGTTTAGTACATTTTCAGCTTATGGTGGAGCAGTTGATCAGCGGGGTAGTGGACCTGCAGAAGCTGCTAAAAAAGGGGCTGTTGCTGTAGTAGTCCGTTCAATGGGAAATAAGATCAATAAAGTTTTGCACACTGGTATGACTAGATATCAACCAAATGTGCCAAAAATTCCTGCTGTGGCAATAAGTACCTATCATGCAGAAGAATTGAGTGCAATGTTAAAATCAGATAATGAACTAAATATTTATCTTGAGACACATTGTGAATTTTTACCAGACAAATTATCATACAATGTGATTGGGCAAATAAATGGTACAGAGTTTCCTGAAGATTTCATAATAGTTGGTGGCCACCTGGATAGCTGGGACGTTGGTGAGGGTGCTCATGATGACGGAGCAGGCTGTGTACAGTCTATCGATGCTTTAAGGGTACTTAAATTGTCAGGATATCAACCTAAATACTCAATAAGGGCTGTGATGTTTATGAATGAGGAAAACGGACTCAGAGGTGGAAGAAAATATGCTGAATTGGCTCAAAAAAATAATGAGAATCATCTTGCTGCTATTGAATCTGACAGAGGAGGGTTTTCACCCAGGGGATTTACAACTACAGGAACTGATGAGCAGGAAAAAATGATTCAAGGTTGGGCCCCTTTAATGTTTGATTGGGGGTATTATGATTTTAGTAAGCCCGGTGGAGGAGCAGATATTTCTCCACTTGCAGTTCAGAATACATTATTAATCGGTCTGTATCCTGATTCTCAACGATATTTTTATATCCATCACACGCCAAATGATGTCTTTGAAACAGTCAACCAGAGAGAATTAGAATTAGGAGTAGGAGGGCTGGCATCGATGCTGTATTTACTGGATAAAAATTTAGAGAAAAAAAATAAAAAATAA